From Methanobacterium veterum, the proteins below share one genomic window:
- a CDS encoding universal stress protein, with product MVEKMLLATDNSKQAEKAGGEAISMASLGGTIIVLYVIDADYLNALPQQDLRDQLNENLKKEGKEAVEKFKKRIEEEQCAGTCPNVNIITMIKEGRPADIIIKTAEEEGVDQIVLGKSGKHGIEKFLIGSTADRVVRKAKIPVNVVS from the coding sequence ATGGTCGAGAAAATGTTATTAGCTACAGATAATTCCAAACAGGCGGAAAAAGCAGGGGGAGAAGCGATTTCAATGGCGAGTTTGGGCGGTACTATCATAGTTTTATATGTAATTGATGCAGATTACTTGAATGCATTACCACAGCAGGATTTAAGGGATCAGCTTAATGAAAACTTAAAAAAAGAGGGAAAAGAGGCTGTTGAAAAGTTTAAAAAAAGGATAGAAGAAGAACAGTGTGCAGGTACGTGTCCAAATGTTAATATTATCACCATGATTAAAGAAGGCAGACCTGCTGATATCATAATTAAAACTGCCGAAGAGGAAGGTGTAGATCAGATAGTACTTGGAAAATCTGGTAAACACGGTATAGAAAAATTCTTGATTGGAAGCACCGCTGACAGAGTAGTGAGGAAAGCGAAGATCCCTGTCAATGTGGTCTCTTAA
- a CDS encoding DUF63 family protein, whose product MLSDISEFIQQNFLYTHPGYTILNTVVFGIILGIAVILIIKMFKYIKKDPKDLFIPLVPFIFFGSSARALVDNGIYPLVLCLVTPGIYILTGFAAIATLLLSVYVERKTKFDYRYFILIVGTVLCIPNILSINHLNWVTFFEVVGTWAVMTSIFALIGRKWALLKDKFNLGILSAHLFDASATFIAIDFYGYGEQHVLPTALMNITGTAAVMFPLKIGVILAALYVVDEYVEDNTIKNMLKLAIFILGLAPGLRDFLSLSIGT is encoded by the coding sequence ATGCTTTCAGATATTTCAGAGTTCATACAGCAAAATTTCCTGTACACTCATCCGGGATATACCATTCTAAATACGGTAGTTTTTGGAATTATACTTGGAATTGCTGTTATACTGATTATAAAGATGTTTAAATACATTAAAAAGGATCCAAAAGATCTATTCATCCCTTTAGTTCCCTTCATATTCTTTGGATCAAGTGCAAGGGCACTTGTAGATAATGGAATTTATCCCCTTGTCCTGTGTCTTGTTACGCCAGGAATATATATTTTAACGGGCTTTGCAGCAATTGCCACGCTGCTGCTATCTGTTTATGTAGAAAGGAAAACTAAATTTGATTACAGGTACTTCATACTGATCGTGGGAACCGTTTTGTGTATTCCTAATATTTTAAGTATTAACCATCTAAATTGGGTTACATTTTTTGAGGTTGTTGGAACATGGGCAGTGATGACTTCAATATTCGCACTTATAGGAAGAAAATGGGCTCTTTTAAAGGATAAATTTAATTTAGGAATTCTTTCAGCCCATTTATTTGATGCATCAGCAACTTTTATTGCAATTGATTTTTACGGCTATGGGGAGCAGCATGTTCTTCCAACTGCACTTATGAATATTACAGGAACAGCAGCAGTGATGTTTCCTTTAAAAATAGGAGTTATATTAGCAGCTCTTTATGTTGTAGATGAATATGTTGAAGATAATACCATCAAAAATATGTTAAAGCTGGCCATATTTATTTTAGGACTTGCACCAGGCCTTAGAGATTTCTTGAGCTTAAGTATAGGCACATAA
- the albA gene encoding DNA-binding protein Alba, whose translation MSEENVVYIGNKPVMNYVLAVVTQMNGGTSEVILKARGRAISRVVDVAEIVRNRFISDVELGTIDICTEEIMSNEGAATNVSAIEIQLTK comes from the coding sequence ATGTCAGAGGAAAATGTTGTATACATTGGAAATAAACCCGTAATGAACTATGTTTTAGCTGTCGTAACTCAAATGAACGGCGGAACTTCAGAAGTTATCTTAAAAGCACGTGGAAGGGCCATAAGCAGGGTGGTCGACGTCGCTGAAATCGTAAGAAATAGGTTCATATCGGATGTAGAACTCGGAACTATAGATATATGCACAGAAGAAATCATGAGCAACGAAGGCGCAGCAACAAACGTTTCAGCTATTGAAATACAGCTCACTAAATAA
- a CDS encoding archaemetzincin family Zn-dependent metalloprotease produces the protein MEILIQSIGTVENKLLKMLEKPLEKIFGISCHVSNDILEIPERSYNPSRDQYHSTEILYSMMNILKRDSNHILGVTNVDLYASRLNFVLGEAEYPGNFAIISVNRLKSPNKKLFLKRVLTEAVHELGHTFGLSHCKNHLCVMHFSNSVVETDIKGPGFCSDCLSKLF, from the coding sequence ATGGAAATTCTCATACAGTCCATTGGAACAGTAGAAAACAAGCTTCTCAAAATGCTTGAAAAACCTCTAGAAAAAATATTTGGTATTAGCTGCCATGTATCAAATGATATCTTAGAGATACCTGAAAGATCTTATAACCCCTCTAGAGACCAGTACCATTCAACAGAAATCCTTTATTCTATGATGAATATCCTAAAAAGAGATTCTAATCATATTCTGGGAGTAACAAATGTAGACTTATATGCTTCACGGCTAAATTTTGTCCTTGGAGAAGCTGAATATCCCGGAAATTTTGCAATAATATCTGTAAATAGATTAAAAAGTCCAAATAAAAAATTATTTTTAAAAAGAGTTTTAACAGAAGCTGTACACGAGTTAGGCCATACTTTTGGACTTTCCCACTGCAAAAATCACCTTTGCGTCATGCATTTCAGCAACAGCGTTGTAGAAACAGATATAAAAGGCCCGGGATTTTGCAGTGACTGTTTAAGCAAGCTTTTTTAG
- a CDS encoding outer membrane protein assembly factor BamB family protein, translated as MVVKKNIIIGLTIMCLLVGPLSIASAVGAADWPMFQYNLDHTGYLNESSDFTPAAWLFKTGGSILSAPSIADKLMYFGSTDGIFYALNLNDGTQVWDYSTQGNITGSSVVRGDNVYFGSMDSYFYALDKKNGDSVWKYRTGNSIESSPAADNETVYFGSDDQRLYALDLDNGTLKWQFQTQNAVKSSPSVYNGTVFFGSDDGKVYAVNKNGTKLWSYDTGNAVRSSPAIYNGTLYIGTDNGNFYALNTNDGSIKWSYDFNDSVRSSALLDPNDNSLFVGSDNGNITSLDMRDGTLKWSVSVGNVKSTPALMRDDVVVGSDSGTVYVLNKYSGKEDWSYAPGYYLFNSAFSTPIIYGDDIFVGAADGSMYALNYDKKSGPTSVYLYYVSAIVIVVIVGLLAFRSVRGRRKKE; from the coding sequence ATGGTCGTGAAAAAAAATATAATCATCGGACTTACCATAATGTGCCTTTTAGTAGGTCCGCTTTCAATAGCGTCCGCAGTAGGAGCAGCCGATTGGCCAATGTTCCAGTACAACCTGGATCATACCGGTTACTTAAATGAATCATCAGATTTCACCCCGGCAGCATGGCTGTTTAAAACAGGGGGATCCATATTATCTGCTCCTTCAATTGCAGACAAATTAATGTACTTCGGTTCAACAGACGGAATCTTTTATGCTCTAAACTTGAATGATGGTACTCAAGTTTGGGATTACAGTACCCAGGGAAATATAACAGGTTCTTCAGTTGTAAGAGGAGATAATGTTTACTTTGGATCCATGGATAGTTATTTCTATGCGTTGGATAAGAAAAATGGAGATTCTGTATGGAAATACAGGACAGGAAATTCCATTGAATCATCCCCAGCAGCAGATAATGAAACCGTATACTTTGGATCAGATGACCAGAGATTATACGCATTAGACCTTGATAATGGGACACTTAAATGGCAGTTCCAAACTCAAAATGCTGTAAAATCATCGCCATCAGTTTATAACGGAACTGTATTCTTTGGGTCAGATGATGGAAAAGTATATGCAGTAAATAAGAATGGTACAAAGTTATGGTCATATGATACTGGAAATGCAGTGAGATCCTCCCCAGCCATATACAACGGTACATTATACATTGGAACAGACAATGGTAATTTTTATGCACTGAACACAAATGATGGGTCAATAAAATGGTCGTACGACTTTAATGACAGTGTAAGATCATCAGCACTCCTTGATCCAAATGACAATAGCCTGTTTGTAGGATCTGACAACGGAAACATAACTTCCCTCGATATGAGAGACGGAACATTGAAATGGTCTGTCAGTGTAGGCAACGTAAAATCTACCCCTGCACTTATGAGAGACGATGTTGTAGTTGGCTCAGACAGCGGAACTGTCTATGTATTAAATAAATACAGCGGTAAAGAAGACTGGAGTTACGCACCAGGTTACTACCTCTTTAATTCCGCATTCAGCACCCCAATAATATACGGAGATGACATATTTGTAGGTGCTGCCGATGGTTCCATGTACGCCCTTAACTACGACAAAAAATCAGGCCCAACTTCAGTTTACCTGTACTACGTTAGTGCAATCGTAATTGTAGTAATAGTAGGACTTTTAGCATTTAGGTCTGTAAGAGGACGTCGTAAAAAAGAATAA
- a CDS encoding ATP-binding response regulator, with protein MAAAQIMVVEDERITAKDIQNALESAGYGVADLVFSGEDAVRKAGELQPDLVLMDIKLEGEMDGIEAATQIRERYDIPVIYLTAYSNAGIVQRAKMTEPAGYLLKEQFGFLTKPFEESELNTTIEIALYNHKIEKRLRNREQWLAAILKSVSDAVIATDSKGRIKYMNPVAEDLTGWIQEEAIGEDLDKILKILSKESTNIEQGNTSTDFFDKTVIIAKDGTKLLVSGSTTPIKDEKGNADGLAVVFRKYRLN; from the coding sequence ATGGCAGCCGCTCAAATTATGGTTGTTGAGGATGAGAGGATTACCGCAAAGGATATACAAAATGCACTGGAAAGTGCAGGATATGGAGTTGCCGATTTAGTTTTTTCTGGCGAGGATGCGGTTCGTAAGGCAGGGGAGCTTCAGCCGGATCTTGTTCTTATGGACATTAAGCTTGAGGGTGAAATGGATGGTATAGAGGCTGCAACACAAATCAGGGAACGTTATGATATTCCAGTAATTTATTTAACTGCATATTCAAATGCGGGTATTGTGCAAAGAGCTAAAATGACGGAACCTGCAGGATATCTTCTTAAAGAACAGTTTGGCTTTCTTACCAAGCCTTTTGAAGAGAGTGAATTGAACACTACCATAGAGATAGCTCTTTACAACCATAAAATTGAAAAAAGACTTAGAAATCGTGAACAATGGCTTGCTGCGATACTTAAAAGTGTAAGCGACGCTGTAATAGCTACAGATTCTAAAGGTAGGATTAAGTATATGAATCCTGTTGCTGAGGATCTTACAGGGTGGATACAGGAAGAAGCTATAGGTGAAGATTTGGATAAAATATTAAAAATTTTGAGTAAAGAATCCACAAACATTGAACAAGGGAATACTTCAACTGATTTCTTTGATAAAACGGTAATAATAGCTAAAGATGGAACTAAATTACTTGTAAGTGGCAGTACTACTCCTATTAAAGATGAAAAAGGTAATGCTGATGGTTTAGCTGTGGTATTTAGAAAGTACAGGTTAAATTAA
- a CDS encoding PadR family transcriptional regulator produces the protein MDDDGTPNVDNSNESSPENNLDEEKRIKCMKAHKELFNSMSNYEKKLIRGLMRGFGNTMILWLISKKRQHGYEIMTKFHESTAPYNTKMPSASKIYPVLHDLEKNNLIKGSWEHHGKRRVKYYEITTEGEEALSRFRKMGKFAKKNKSSLWVEFFKDMIDVEDNNE, from the coding sequence ATGGACGATGATGGAACACCCAATGTGGATAATTCAAATGAATCTAGCCCAGAAAATAATTTAGATGAAGAAAAAAGAATTAAATGCATGAAAGCCCATAAAGAGCTATTCAATAGCATGTCTAATTACGAAAAAAAGCTTATTAGAGGGTTAATGAGAGGTTTTGGTAATACTATGATTCTGTGGCTTATCAGCAAAAAAAGACAGCATGGATACGAAATAATGACCAAATTTCATGAATCTACCGCCCCATATAATACTAAAATGCCCAGTGCCAGCAAAATATACCCCGTACTGCATGATCTAGAGAAAAATAACTTGATAAAAGGATCATGGGAGCATCATGGAAAACGAAGGGTAAAATACTATGAAATAACCACAGAAGGTGAAGAAGCTCTTTCCAGATTCAGAAAAATGGGAAAATTTGCTAAAAAAAATAAATCAAGTCTCTGGGTGGAATTTTTTAAAGATATGATAGATGTTGAAGATAATAATGAATAA
- a CDS encoding ABC transporter permease translates to MVETKKIMWMFKKDLLVLWRHPPRLISILLFPIIMITLFGYGMGGTLENIPVVVVEQSHGQVTDATLNAIKGMSLYDVKDIITDPDKGKEMVQNGQVKAAIILPANYDDMSSTQPKSVVVDVDSSDQMASSAVIPATQALFNQISNKMGVQKLEGMNLTPSSAIQVQSNQVAAASQGINFQNVMDSINLQINKMYGDVKYIDFLVPAVIGMTVLFGCMFGMGDALAGERERGELARLFMTPTSIATVVGGKIISKLSIEIVRALILIAAAIVLFGIVIKGSMILTLLVLILGALCFVGFGVMISARVSTQEDYMQMVMPITMPMMFVSGVFYPIETMPWIFQKLAYIFPLTYVNDALRAVMLKGVGIGAIWVDIAVLLGFTGLFFALGVTKFNRDI, encoded by the coding sequence ATGGTGGAAACTAAGAAAATTATGTGGATGTTTAAAAAAGATCTACTAGTCTTATGGAGGCATCCACCACGGTTAATTTCAATACTTTTATTCCCCATAATTATGATAACCCTTTTCGGTTACGGTATGGGCGGAACACTGGAAAATATTCCAGTTGTCGTGGTAGAACAAAGTCATGGTCAGGTAACTGATGCAACCCTTAATGCAATTAAGGGGATGAGTCTGTATGATGTTAAGGATATAATAACGGATCCAGATAAAGGAAAAGAGATGGTTCAAAACGGTCAGGTTAAAGCTGCCATAATTCTGCCTGCAAATTACGACGATATGAGCAGTACGCAGCCCAAGAGCGTGGTAGTTGATGTTGATTCATCAGACCAGATGGCGTCAAGTGCAGTTATTCCAGCTACACAAGCATTGTTTAATCAAATATCCAACAAGATGGGCGTACAAAAACTAGAAGGTATGAACTTAACCCCCTCTTCAGCAATACAGGTCCAATCTAACCAGGTTGCAGCTGCTTCACAGGGAATTAATTTCCAGAACGTAATGGATTCCATCAACCTGCAGATAAATAAAATGTACGGAGATGTCAAGTACATTGATTTCCTAGTACCTGCTGTAATTGGTATGACTGTCCTGTTTGGTTGTATGTTCGGAATGGGAGATGCTTTAGCCGGTGAAAGAGAAAGAGGAGAACTTGCAAGATTATTTATGACACCAACAAGTATTGCAACTGTTGTTGGAGGTAAAATAATCTCTAAATTATCCATAGAAATTGTAAGGGCTTTAATATTAATTGCAGCGGCTATAGTCCTGTTTGGAATTGTAATAAAGGGAAGTATGATACTTACACTTCTGGTCCTAATACTTGGAGCATTGTGCTTTGTAGGTTTTGGAGTTATGATATCTGCCAGAGTTTCGACACAGGAAGATTACATGCAGATGGTAATGCCAATTACAATGCCCATGATGTTTGTATCAGGAGTATTCTATCCAATTGAGACAATGCCATGGATATTCCAGAAACTTGCTTACATCTTCCCATTAACTTACGTAAATGACGCACTACGTGCAGTAATGTTAAAAGGAGTAGGTATTGGAGCAATATGGGTAGATATAGCAGTGCTTTTAGGATTTACAGGGCTATTCTTCGCATTAGGAGTTACCAAATTTAACAGGGATATATAA
- a CDS encoding ATP-binding response regulator, with translation MSMSNARILVVEDERITAEDIKDGLKSLGYEVPAVVHSGEDAVCKATELQPDLVLMDIKLEGEMDGIEAAGEIKKRFDIPVIYLTAYSDEDTLERARRTEPSGYVLKEPSGFVHKPFKESELHTIIELTLYRHKMEKNHDQWLETMLESVNEALIATDENGKIRFMNSIAEDITGWIREEAVNRDLVDVFKVQKDEFDINELRVDVSDYSMDRIMLNNKNGARIPVKANLSHITDNKGNINGMTLVFCNLT, from the coding sequence ATGTCAATGAGTAACGCAAGAATTCTGGTTGTTGAAGATGAAAGGATTACCGCAGAGGACATAAAGGATGGCCTTAAAAGTTTGGGATACGAAGTACCTGCAGTGGTTCATTCGGGTGAAGACGCTGTTTGTAAAGCGACAGAGCTTCAGCCGGATCTTGTTCTTATGGACATTAAGCTTGAGGGTGAAATGGATGGTATAGAGGCCGCAGGAGAAATTAAAAAGCGCTTTGATATACCGGTTATTTATTTGACTGCATATTCAGATGAAGATACTTTAGAACGGGCAAGAAGGACAGAACCATCGGGTTATGTTCTTAAAGAACCTTCGGGATTTGTCCATAAACCATTTAAAGAGAGCGAATTACATACTATCATTGAATTAACTCTTTACAGGCATAAAATGGAAAAAAATCATGATCAATGGTTGGAGACAATGCTTGAAAGTGTAAATGAAGCTTTAATTGCCACAGATGAAAATGGAAAAATTAGATTTATGAACAGTATTGCAGAAGACATTACTGGATGGATACGGGAAGAAGCTGTTAACAGAGATTTAGTTGATGTTTTTAAAGTTCAAAAGGATGAATTCGACATTAACGAATTAAGAGTTGATGTTAGTGACTATTCCATGGATCGAATCATGTTAAACAATAAAAATGGGGCAAGAATTCCAGTTAAAGCTAATTTAAGCCATATTACTGATAATAAGGGAAATATAAATGGGATGACTTTAGTTTTCTGTAATTTAACATAA
- a CDS encoding 2-isopropylmalate synthase, translating into MYIENVKNEMNLPETVKIFDTTLRDGEQTPGVAMTVDEKIRIAKRLDELGVNVIEAGFPASSSGEVEAAGEILKLGLNAQICGLARPLKGDLDAAIDADVDYIHTFIGTSPLHREFKLKMSKEEILSKSVDAVEYIKDHGIVAEFSAEDSTRTELDYLKEIYNAVEDAGVDCINVPDTVGVMVPTSMKWLIRELKSELKVPISVHCHNDFGLAVANSLASVEAGADQVHATINGLGERAGNASLEEVVMALITQYNLKMNIKTEGLVNLSEFVSRITGVKMPPNKAIVGENAFAHEAGIHVHGVLAKAETYEPITPEMVGHTRRIVLGKHTGANAIKAKLEEYGIDLDKNQFDKVFNQVKALGDKGKCVTDADLRAIAESILGRAKEEIVKLEGFSVMTGNSVLPTATVKLSINGKSKTAAKTGVGPVDAAINAIQRAVSETADIELQEYNIEAITGGTNALAEVFVIMGDKEGNKATGRSTTEDIVMASVEAVLDAINKILILR; encoded by the coding sequence ATGTATATAGAAAACGTAAAAAACGAGATGAACCTGCCGGAAACGGTGAAAATATTTGACACAACGCTAAGAGACGGTGAGCAAACACCAGGGGTTGCAATGACCGTAGATGAAAAGATACGAATTGCAAAAAGGCTTGATGAACTTGGTGTTAATGTAATAGAAGCTGGATTCCCTGCTTCATCCAGTGGTGAAGTAGAAGCAGCTGGTGAAATCCTTAAACTTGGGTTAAATGCCCAGATTTGTGGTTTGGCAAGACCATTAAAAGGTGATCTGGACGCAGCAATTGATGCTGACGTGGATTACATACATACGTTTATTGGTACATCTCCCCTTCACAGAGAATTCAAACTTAAAATGAGTAAAGAAGAGATTTTAAGTAAATCAGTAGATGCAGTAGAGTATATAAAAGATCATGGTATTGTAGCTGAATTTTCAGCAGAAGACTCTACAAGAACAGAACTTGATTATTTAAAGGAAATTTATAATGCAGTTGAGGATGCAGGTGTGGACTGCATCAATGTTCCAGATACTGTGGGTGTTATGGTCCCAACTTCTATGAAATGGCTTATAAGAGAACTTAAATCGGAACTGAAAGTTCCAATTAGCGTGCACTGCCATAACGACTTTGGACTTGCAGTTGCAAACTCTCTTGCCTCTGTAGAGGCAGGAGCTGATCAGGTTCATGCAACTATAAATGGATTAGGCGAACGAGCTGGAAACGCATCTCTGGAAGAGGTTGTAATGGCTCTTATCACTCAATACAACCTGAAAATGAATATTAAAACTGAAGGTCTTGTAAACCTTTCAGAATTTGTTTCAAGAATTACAGGGGTTAAAATGCCTCCAAATAAAGCTATTGTGGGAGAAAATGCATTTGCCCATGAGGCAGGAATACATGTGCATGGAGTGCTTGCAAAAGCGGAAACATACGAGCCAATAACGCCTGAAATGGTAGGTCACACAAGAAGAATAGTTTTAGGGAAACATACAGGTGCAAATGCTATAAAGGCAAAACTTGAAGAATATGGAATAGATTTAGATAAGAATCAATTTGATAAAGTATTTAATCAGGTTAAAGCACTTGGGGATAAGGGTAAATGTGTCACCGATGCTGATTTAAGGGCTATAGCTGAAAGTATTCTGGGAAGGGCAAAAGAAGAAATAGTAAAACTGGAAGGATTTTCAGTAATGACTGGAAACAGCGTACTGCCTACAGCTACAGTTAAGCTCAGCATTAATGGAAAAAGTAAAACCGCTGCAAAAACGGGTGTAGGTCCTGTAGATGCCGCAATAAATGCTATTCAACGTGCTGTAAGTGAAACTGCAGATATAGAACTTCAGGAATATAACATAGAGGCTATAACTGGAGGAACTAATGCTCTTGCTGAGGTATTTGTTATAATGGGGGATAAAGAAGGTAACAAAGCAACTGGACGATCTACAACTGAAGATATTGTCATGGCAAGTGTTGAAGCAGTCCTGGACGCAATAAACAAAATACTGATCTTAAGATAA
- a CDS encoding ATP-binding cassette domain-containing protein, which yields MKYAIETFDLTKRYNNDFLAVDALNMRVRDKTIFGFLGPNGAGKTTTIKMLTCLILPTSGTAKVSGYDVLKNPNEVRQKIGMVPQLVSLYGDLTVKENIHLCADFYGLPEDLKISRADELMEMVDIKYAENKLVKQLSGGMKQKASVVASLIHQPEILFLDEPTIGLDPTTKRVLWDLVEELNSNGHTIILCSHDMYEVELLCDDVGIVSQGKLAAFDTPQGLKDTMIKEIKEENSRVDSNVSQALEKILEETDPDDKKAVEYIKGNMSNNNIDLKELSVMISNKNEEMLNTINNLSIVHDVVEHASGRITMDIEDSDEAVSKVISDIIEQGGNITSIATKDPSLEDVFMRVTSKKKQEQGVDDGGN from the coding sequence ATGAAATACGCTATAGAAACATTCGACCTTACAAAAAGGTATAATAATGATTTTTTAGCTGTCGATGCACTGAACATGAGAGTCCGAGATAAGACTATCTTCGGATTTCTAGGTCCAAATGGTGCTGGAAAGACTACCACAATAAAAATGCTTACATGTTTAATCCTTCCAACATCTGGAACTGCAAAAGTGTCAGGTTATGACGTTCTAAAAAATCCTAATGAAGTTAGACAGAAAATTGGAATGGTTCCTCAACTGGTAAGTCTCTACGGTGACCTTACAGTTAAAGAAAACATACATCTCTGTGCTGACTTTTATGGTCTTCCAGAAGACCTGAAAATAAGCAGAGCCGATGAACTCATGGAAATGGTGGATATTAAATACGCTGAAAATAAGCTTGTAAAACAGCTTTCAGGAGGTATGAAACAAAAGGCTTCCGTAGTAGCCAGTTTAATACACCAGCCAGAAATATTATTCTTAGACGAACCTACAATCGGTTTAGATCCTACAACTAAAAGAGTTTTATGGGATTTAGTTGAAGAACTGAACTCTAACGGACATACAATCATATTATGTTCTCACGATATGTATGAAGTAGAGCTACTCTGTGATGATGTGGGAATTGTCAGCCAAGGAAAGCTTGCTGCTTTTGATACTCCTCAAGGACTTAAGGATACTATGATTAAAGAAATTAAAGAAGAAAACTCAAGAGTTGACTCAAATGTTTCCCAAGCCCTGGAAAAAATCCTTGAAGAGACCGATCCTGATGATAAAAAGGCAGTTGAATACATAAAAGGCAATATGAGTAATAATAACATTGATTTAAAAGAATTAAGTGTTATGATCAGCAATAAGAACGAAGAAATGCTTAATACCATTAATAATTTATCCATAGTCCACGATGTAGTAGAACATGCTTCTGGAAGAATAACTATGGATATAGAAGATTCAGATGAAGCTGTAAGTAAAGTCATATCTGATATAATTGAGCAGGGTGGAAATATTACTTCCATAGCCACAAAAGATCCTTCCTTAGAAGATGTTTTCATGAGAGTTACTTCTAAAAAGAAACAAGAACAAGGTGTAGATGATGGTGGAAACTAA
- a CDS encoding PHP domain-containing protein, whose translation MILDPHIHSTYSSDSTARPRDIIKKARSIGLDAIAIADHNSIKGSMVGIEESKDMEDFIVLPAMEVSSSKGHIVAIGINEEIKRGLSPEETVEAIREAGGIAIAPHPFVRYREGLCDRIKKLDIDAMETLNSRYIFGYSNWKAKNLAEERGIPQIGASDAHFLGAIGSCVTEFDADFSVDSIIEAILSGKTNVFGDRTPLPLIIKEVINKKIKRI comes from the coding sequence ATGATATTAGATCCACATATACATAGTACGTACTCTAGTGACTCAACAGCGCGTCCTAGAGATATAATTAAGAAGGCTCGAAGTATAGGGTTAGATGCAATTGCTATAGCTGATCATAACAGCATTAAAGGCTCAATGGTTGGAATTGAAGAATCTAAAGATATGGAAGATTTTATAGTACTGCCTGCAATGGAAGTAAGCAGCAGCAAAGGCCATATAGTAGCAATAGGAATAAATGAAGAGATAAAAAGAGGCTTGTCTCCTGAAGAAACAGTTGAGGCAATAAGGGAAGCTGGCGGAATTGCTATTGCCCCGCACCCATTTGTGCGTTACAGGGAAGGATTATGCGATAGAATCAAAAAGTTAGATATAGATGCTATGGAAACATTAAACTCAAGGTATATCTTTGGATATTCCAACTGGAAGGCAAAAAATCTTGCTGAGGAGAGGGGAATACCTCAAATTGGTGCAAGTGATGCACATTTTCTGGGTGCAATTGGAAGCTGTGTTACAGAATTTGATGCTGATTTTTCTGTTGATAGTATAATAGAGGCAATTTTATCTGGAAAAACCAATGTGTTTGGAGATAGAACTCCCCTGCCTTTGATAATAAAGGAAGTTATCAATAAGAAGATTAAGCGGATTTAA
- a CDS encoding zinc-ribbon domain-containing protein — translation MVSNEEIKRRLELRRRGINPDEKFDKEDEVICSKCHAVNLENAKFCIGCGNELSKPPVYTLKINEPKSNLIVCPGCGTENKIGSKFCIGCGTNLLENSVNTSEADEIDMNSLICQKCGFKNNSGSKFCVGCGANLKEAPNENANSFDMEMSSEKEVLLTIKDGNDKEAALDTEIDSESNGGMKDIPEQAAEFNILDEIKKAKELLDMGAVSEEEYQKIKSKYLDKLG, via the coding sequence ATGGTTTCAAACGAAGAAATAAAGAGAAGGCTGGAATTGAGGAGGAGAGGCATAAATCCAGATGAAAAATTTGATAAAGAAGACGAAGTTATTTGCTCAAAATGTCACGCTGTAAATCTTGAAAACGCGAAATTTTGTATTGGTTGCGGAAATGAACTAAGTAAACCCCCCGTATACACTCTTAAAATAAATGAACCTAAGTCTAACTTGATTGTGTGCCCAGGCTGCGGAACTGAAAATAAAATAGGTTCCAAATTCTGTATCGGTTGTGGAACCAACTTACTTGAAAACAGCGTAAACACATCTGAAGCGGATGAAATTGATATGAATTCTCTTATTTGTCAGAAATGTGGCTTTAAGAATAATTCTGGTTCTAAATTTTGTGTTGGCTGTGGAGCTAACTTAAAAGAAGCCCCAAATGAAAACGCAAACTCATTTGATATGGAAATGAGCAGTGAAAAAGAAGTTCTGTTAACTATAAAAGATGGTAATGATAAAGAAGCGGCGTTAGATACAGAAATCGATAGTGAATCTAATGGCGGAATGAAAGATATTCCTGAACAGGCTGCAGAATTCAATATTCTTGATGAAATTAAAAAAGCAAAAGAATTACTTGATATGGGCGCGGTATCTGAGGAAGAATACCAAAAAATTAAAAGTAAATATCTTGATAAACTGGGTTAA